One window of the Camelina sativa cultivar DH55 chromosome 1, Cs, whole genome shotgun sequence genome contains the following:
- the LOC104708643 gene encoding uncharacterized protein LOC104708643, giving the protein MDPPMQRPRQIGAGDAPNTHTQRTGIVPPAIANNNFEIKSGLITMIQSNKLCGLTKINGVSEDSFKLRLFPFSLGDKAHLWEKTLPIGAITTWDGCKKAFLAKFVSNARTARLKNEISGFAQKNNETFCEAWERFKGYQTQCPHHGFSNESLLSTLYRGVLPKIRMLLDTASNGNFLNKHVDEGWELVENLAQSDGNYNEDYDRTVKFVDSAPYEKYKKDLKIMNDKLDKILLSQQKNIHFLAEEETTVQDGENDVAELCYIQNQGGFKPSNQFKNNNLSYMSQNVANPQDQVYPPQQAQQQHNYVPKQQNQGYQGQVCPPPGFQTTQAQEPDLRTLMQQLLLNQATGQMETSKKFAEINQRKDSTYNDLNIKFESLNSKVKFLESTMASTSAPKPNQLPGKDIVTEDSEVKDGEGIQQVSTQNGAGYQEEKKLDSTLDSVHDRVTDRVHSTESVTPAKYIPPTYKPPLPFPGRFKAQKLKELMEIIEKEKVLALKEEVIIAYQEEERGPALEQYAPYPLYHNMLLEISKKRAQNQDKKDLEETKGIVIPAKLEDRGPFNLPCSLSYLHFNKCMCDLEASISVTPYYVAQKLGHTEFKPSNLHISMADGSDREVVGKLESLPVKIGKARIPIDFVVIEMDKE; this is encoded by the exons ATGGATCCACCCATGCAGAGACCAAGACAGAttggagcaggagatgctccaaacACCCACACACAAAGGACAGGAATAGTTCCACCTGCAatagcaaacaataactttgagatcaaaagtggacTCATCACAATGATTCAGTCAAACAA gctctgtggCCTAACCAAGAttaatggagtcagtgaagacAGCTTCAAACTCAGACTtttcccattctcacttggagacaaagctcatctgtGGGAGAAGACTTTACCAATAGGAGCCATCACCACATGGGATGGatgcaagaaagccttcttagCTAAGTTcgtctccaatgcaaggacagCAAGGTTGAAGAATGAGATATCTGGTTTTgctcagaagaacaatgaaaccttctgtgaagcttgggaaagGTTCAAGGGTTATCAAActcagtgtccacaccatgggttcagcaatgagtccctgCTTAGCACATTATACAGAGGAGTTCTACCAAAGATCAGAATGTTGCTGGACACTGCATCTAATGGTAATTTTCTCAACAAACATGTTGATGAAGGATGGGAACTAGTAGAGAATTTGGCCCAGTCAGATGGAAActataatgaagattatgatagaactgTAAAATTTGTGGATTCAGCCCCATATGAGAAATACAAGAAAGATCTGAAGATTATGAATGATAAGCTGGACAAGATTCTGCTCAGTCAACAGAAAAACATTCATTTTCTTGCTGAGGAAGAAACAacagttcaagatggggagaatgatGTAGCTGAGCTATGTTACATCCAgaaccaaggaggattcaagcCCTCTAACcaattcaagaacaacaatctgtCTTACATGAGTCAAAATGTGGCCAATCCACAAGACCAGGTCTATCCACCACAACAAGCACAACAGCAACACAATTATGTGCCTAAACAACAGAACCAAGGTTACCAGGGTCAagtgtgtcccccaccagggtttcagactaccCAAGCCCAGGAACCTGACTTAAGGACATTGATGCAGCAGCTGTTGCTTAACCAAGCCACTGGTCAGATGGAAACCTCCAAGAAGTTTGCTGAAATCAACCAGAGAAAAGATTCTACTTATAATGACCTGAACATCAAGTTTGAAAGCCTTAATTCCAAGGTTAAGTTCTTGGAGAGCACTATggcttctacttcagctccaaaacctaATCAACTGCCTGGAAAG GATattgtcactgaggacagtgaggttAAAGATGGGGAGGGTATTCAACAAGTTTCAACTCAGAATGGAGCAGGATAtcaggaagagaagaaactcgACAGTACACTCGACTCAGTACAcgatcgagtgactgatcgagtaCACTCCACCGAGTCTGTTACACCTGCCAAGTACATTCCCCCAACTTATAAACCACCTCtgccattcccaggacgtttcaaggcacaaaagctgaAGGAACTCATGGAGATAATTGAAAAAGAGAAGGTGTTGGCCTTGAAAGAAGAAGTTATCATTGcataccaagaagaagagagaggtcCTGCTTTGGAACAATATGCTCCATATCCTCTTTACCATAATATGTTACTAGAGATCTCCAAGAAGAGGGCTCAGAATCAAGACAAGAAGGACCTTGAGGAGACTAAAGGAATAGTCATCCCAGCCAAACTTGAAGATCGAGGTCCGTTCAATTTGCCTTGCTCCCTTAGCTACCTACACTTCAACAAGTGCATGTGTGATCTAGAAGCATCTATTAGTGTAACGCCCTATTAtgtagcacaaaagcttggtcACACTGAATTCAAGCCTAGTAACCTCCACATAAGTATGGCTGATGGATCAGACAGGGAAGTGGTTGGAAAATTGGAAAGCTTACCAGTCAAGATAGGCAAGGCCAGAATCCCTATTGATTTTGTGGTTatagagatggataaggagtGA